In Acipenser ruthenus chromosome 6, fAciRut3.2 maternal haplotype, whole genome shotgun sequence, the following proteins share a genomic window:
- the LOC117411302 gene encoding ephrin type-A receptor 7 isoform X2, protein MVSTPIPSLWIMCCFVLFHHTHTGIAQNVKEVMLLDSKAQTELEWISFPSGGWEEISGLDENYTPIRTYQVCQVMEPNQNNWLRTNWIEKGNAQRIFVELKFTLRDCNSLPGVLGTCKETFNLYYQETDSDYRRNIQESQYVKIDTIAADESFTQGDLGERKMKLNTEVREIGPLSRKGFYLAFQDVGACIALVSVKVYYKKCWSIIENLAIFPDTVTGSEFSSLVEVSGTCVSDAEEEAENSPKMHCSAEGEWLVPIGKCICKSGFHQKGDACELGKQITCHFLTLQYSRVFVKPNRREYRHISKKSAGYQKGDWHSGVPGIREETGTAECRVSERRLAQRSAGYQTQRVPYPGATC, encoded by the exons ATGGTTTCTACACCGATACCTTCTCTGTGGATTAtgtgttgctttgttttgtttcatcaCACGCACACTGGAATAGCACaaaatgtaaaggaag TAATGTTGCTGGATTCTAAAGCACAGACGGAACTGGAGTGGATATCCTTTCCTTCTGGCGGG TGGGAAGAAATCAGTGGACTTGATGAGAACTACACACCTATTCGGACTTACCAGGTGTGCCAGGTAATGGAGCCCAATCAGAACAACTGGCTGCGAACTAATTGGATTGAGAAGGGCAATGCTCAGAGGATTTTTGTAGAACTGAAGTTCACACTGAGGGATTGTAATAGTCTGCCAGGTGTGCTGGGGACTTGTAAGGAAACGTTCAATCTGTATTACCAAGAGACAGACTCTGACTATAGGAGGAATATACAAGAAAGCCAGTATGTAAAAATAGACACCATTGCAGCAGATGAAAGCTTTACCCAGGGAGACCTCGGGGAACGTAAGATGAAGCTGAATACTGAAGTGCGGGAAATCGGGCCTCTGTCTAGAAAAGGATTTTATCTGGCTTTTCAGGATGTAGGGGCCTGCATAGCTTTGGTATCTGTCAAAGTCTACTATAAGAAGTGCTGGTCTATTATTGAGAACTTAGCTATTTTCCCGGACACAGTCACAGGGTCCGAGTTTTCCTCCCTGGTCGAAGTGAGCGGAACATGTGTGAGTGACGCAGAAGAGGAGGCAGAGAATTCTCCCAAGATGCACTGCAGTGCTGAAGGTGAATGGCTGGTGCCTATTggaaagtgtatctgcaaatcaGGATTTCATCAAAAAGGAGATGCCTGTGAGC TTGGAAAACAAATAACGTGCCATTTTCTGACATTGCAATACTCCAGGGTGTTTGTAAAGCCTAACAGGAGAGAGTACCGACACATTTCTAAGAAAAGTGCCGGGTATCAGAAAGGAGACTGGCACAGCGGAGTGCCGGGTATTAGAGAGGAGACTGGCACAGCGGAGTGCCGGGTATCAGAGAGGAGACTGGCACAGCGGAGTGCCGGGTATCAAACCCAACGTGTTCCTTACCCTGGAGCAACTTGTTAA